A genomic region of Brevibacillus sp. JNUCC-41 contains the following coding sequences:
- a CDS encoding deoxynucleoside kinase, whose amino-acid sequence MNLRKKYNIPNNAVITIAGTVGVGKSTMTNALADALQFRTSFEKVDTNPYLDKFYDDFNRWSFHLQIYFLAERFKEQKKIFEYGGGFIQDRSIYEDTGIFAKMHYEKGTMNDVDYETYTSLFNAMVMTPYFPHPDLLIYLEGSLDDILDRIQERGRPMEQHTPIEYWQEMHGRYEEWIDQFNACPVLRLNINEYDLMQDEASIEPLIKRIAEYMEQTKLLRNV is encoded by the coding sequence ATGAACTTACGAAAGAAATATAATATTCCAAACAACGCTGTCATTACGATAGCAGGGACGGTTGGCGTAGGAAAATCGACCATGACCAATGCTTTAGCCGATGCCCTTCAATTCAGGACATCCTTTGAAAAGGTTGATACGAACCCCTATCTGGATAAGTTTTACGATGATTTTAATCGTTGGAGTTTCCACCTGCAAATCTATTTCCTCGCTGAACGTTTTAAAGAGCAAAAAAAGATCTTCGAATATGGCGGCGGTTTTATCCAAGACCGTTCCATTTATGAAGACACCGGGATATTTGCAAAAATGCATTATGAAAAAGGCACGATGAATGATGTGGACTACGAAACTTATACAAGCCTTTTCAACGCCATGGTAATGACGCCATACTTCCCGCACCCTGATTTACTTATCTATCTCGAAGGTTCGCTGGATGATATCCTCGACCGGATCCAAGAGCGCGGCCGTCCAATGGAACAGCATACCCCAATTGAATATTGGCAGGAAATGCACGGCCGTTACGAAGAATGGATCGATCAATTCAACGCCTGCCCTGTCCTTCGGTTAAATATAAACGAATATGACCTTATGCAGGATGAAGCAAGCATCGAACCTCTTATAAAACGGATTGCCGAATATATGGAGCAAACCAAGTTATTGCGAAATGTGTAA
- a CDS encoding deoxynucleoside kinase produces the protein MKSTPFITVEGPIGVGKTSLAKVIADHFQISLLKEIVDENPFLGKFYKDIDEWSFQTEMFFLCNRYKQLEDIEKKYLTNNQAVVADYHIFKNLIFAERTLKNGQYNKYLEIFNILTRDMPKPNMVIYLNASLDTLISRIGKRGREFEKNISSIYLEQLSADYRTFMEAFEKQHPDIPVLTFNGDELDFVGNKDDLKTIISQIENALHKGVKSNELTKEI, from the coding sequence ATGAAATCCACCCCATTTATCACCGTCGAAGGTCCAATCGGCGTGGGAAAAACATCACTTGCAAAAGTTATCGCAGATCATTTTCAAATTTCATTATTGAAGGAAATTGTAGATGAAAATCCATTTCTCGGGAAATTCTATAAAGATATTGATGAGTGGAGCTTTCAAACAGAAATGTTTTTTCTGTGTAACCGGTATAAACAATTGGAAGATATCGAAAAAAAGTATCTTACTAATAACCAAGCCGTGGTGGCTGATTACCATATATTCAAGAACTTGATATTTGCTGAACGAACGTTAAAGAACGGACAATACAATAAGTACCTTGAAATATTCAATATTTTAACACGTGATATGCCTAAACCTAATATGGTGATTTATTTAAATGCAAGTCTTGATACTCTTATCTCCCGAATCGGCAAAAGAGGTCGTGAATTCGAAAAAAATATATCCTCCATTTATTTAGAGCAGTTATCCGCGGATTATCGAACGTTCATGGAAGCATTTGAGAAACAGCACCCTGACATACCTGTTCTTACATTCAACGGAGATGAGCTGGATTTTGTCGGGAACAAGGATGATTTGAAAACGATAATCAGCCAAATAGAGAATGCCCTGCACAAAGGAGTCAAGTCAAATGAACTTACGAAAGAAATATAA
- a CDS encoding isochorismatase family cysteine hydrolase has translation MNRPESPSFALLIIDMINDFDFKYGNMLLEHTKLIVDPILKLKKQMKEKGFPIIYINDHYDLWQADFDKIIDKCKNEGNASLIERIKPQQDEFFLIKPKHSAFYGTALHTLLKRLNVETLIITGIAGNICVLFTANDAYMREYKLWIPKDCIASASKEDNHYALKMMNHVLKASIKDGEDF, from the coding sequence ATGAATCGACCTGAATCACCTTCTTTTGCATTGCTTATCATTGATATGATCAATGATTTTGATTTCAAATACGGGAATATGCTCCTTGAACATACGAAACTTATCGTCGATCCGATTTTGAAATTAAAAAAGCAAATGAAAGAAAAAGGTTTTCCAATCATTTATATCAACGACCATTATGATTTATGGCAGGCTGACTTCGATAAAATTATTGATAAATGTAAAAATGAAGGAAATGCCTCATTAATCGAAAGGATAAAACCTCAACAGGACGAATTCTTTCTCATCAAGCCCAAACATTCTGCATTTTATGGGACGGCACTCCATACACTACTTAAACGTTTAAACGTGGAAACACTGATCATTACCGGCATAGCTGGCAACATCTGCGTGCTATTCACGGCCAATGACGCCTATATGAGGGAATATAAATTATGGATTCCGAAGGATTGCATCGCTTCTGCATCAAAGGAAGATAATCATTACGCATTAAAGATGATGAACCATGTTCTCAAGGCATCCATAAAAGATGGTGAAGACTTTTAA
- the tadA gene encoding tRNA adenosine(34) deaminase TadA: MKDDVYYMNLALKEAEKAQMLKEVPIGALIVIDDQVISTGHNLRETEQNATAHAELLAINEACKELGSWRLEDATLYVTLEPCPMCAGAILQSRVKRVVFGAHDPKAGCAGTFMDLLQDERFNHQCDVTSGVLGEECGWILTSFFKELRDRKKTLKREQALKIAEENK; the protein is encoded by the coding sequence ATGAAGGATGATGTTTATTACATGAATTTAGCTTTAAAGGAAGCAGAAAAGGCGCAGATGTTGAAAGAAGTGCCGATTGGCGCTTTAATCGTAATAGATGATCAAGTTATTTCGACAGGGCATAACCTGAGGGAAACGGAACAGAATGCGACGGCACATGCGGAGCTGCTTGCGATCAATGAGGCTTGCAAGGAACTTGGCAGTTGGCGCCTTGAAGATGCGACATTATATGTGACGCTGGAACCCTGTCCCATGTGTGCTGGGGCCATCTTGCAATCTAGGGTGAAAAGGGTTGTTTTTGGAGCGCATGATCCAAAGGCTGGCTGTGCGGGGACATTCATGGATCTACTTCAAGATGAACGTTTTAACCATCAATGTGATGTAACAAGCGGTGTATTAGGCGAAGAGTGCGGCTGGATATTGACTTCTTTTTTTAAAGAGCTTAGGGATAGAAAGAAAACTTTGAAAAGAGAGCAAGCACTCAAGATTGCCGAAGAAAATAAATAG
- the dnaX gene encoding DNA polymerase III subunit gamma/tau, which yields MGYQALYRVWRPQQFIDVVGQEHVTKTLQNALVGQKVSHAYLFSGPRGTGKTSAAKILAKAVNCEHAPISEPCNECATCRGITDGSISDVIEIDAASNNGVEEIRDIRDKVKYAPNAVTYKVYIIDEVHMLSQGAFNALLKTLEEPPKHVIFILATTEPHKIPLTIISRCQRFDFKRIQPQDIVGRMSQIIEETGVSCDEQALHIIARAAEGGMRDALSLLDQAISFSSETVTVEDALTVTGSVSQAFLSRLAKAIYDKEVAVALEVLEELLAMGKDPARFIEDMIYYFRDMLLYQTAPALAESFERVLIDPQFKELAEVISSESIYSIIESFNQTQQDMKWTNHPRIFLEVALVKLCNEQRPNQSDNGQLQQLLQKIEDLEKKLLEMQKNGIPAAMTEKPAEQAKAQRAVKKAYKAPAGKINQVLKQATKPDLNAVKSKWGELLEQLGQQNQKSLAALLTEAEPVAASTEAFVVKFKYDIHCQMAMENNRFVEVIASIMQQLTGHRMEIAGVPESQWQRLREDFISTQQFDGPEETESKEEDPFIAEARKLVGDDLLEIKE from the coding sequence GTGGGGTATCAAGCATTATACCGGGTGTGGCGGCCACAACAATTCATTGATGTAGTCGGGCAGGAACATGTAACGAAAACGTTGCAGAATGCCTTGGTCGGGCAGAAAGTTTCGCATGCCTATTTATTTTCCGGTCCACGTGGAACAGGGAAAACAAGTGCTGCCAAAATTCTAGCAAAAGCAGTGAATTGTGAGCATGCCCCGATAAGTGAGCCCTGTAACGAATGTGCTACCTGCCGCGGAATCACCGATGGTTCCATATCAGATGTTATAGAAATTGATGCAGCATCCAATAATGGTGTCGAGGAAATCCGTGACATTCGTGATAAGGTTAAATATGCTCCTAACGCGGTTACATATAAAGTTTATATCATCGATGAGGTACATATGCTTTCACAAGGGGCTTTCAATGCGCTTTTAAAGACATTGGAAGAACCTCCGAAGCACGTGATTTTTATATTGGCGACGACTGAACCTCATAAGATTCCACTAACGATCATTTCCCGTTGCCAAAGGTTTGATTTTAAAAGGATCCAGCCTCAAGATATAGTTGGCAGGATGTCACAAATCATTGAAGAAACAGGTGTTTCATGTGATGAACAAGCCCTGCATATCATTGCGAGGGCAGCCGAAGGCGGGATGCGAGATGCACTAAGCCTTCTTGATCAAGCGATATCCTTCAGCTCGGAGACGGTTACTGTGGAAGATGCATTGACTGTCACCGGCTCTGTGTCACAGGCATTTTTAAGCCGGCTGGCAAAAGCCATATATGATAAAGAAGTAGCGGTGGCACTTGAAGTCCTTGAAGAATTGTTGGCCATGGGAAAAGACCCGGCTAGGTTCATAGAAGACATGATTTATTATTTCCGTGACATGCTTTTGTATCAAACGGCACCGGCACTGGCAGAATCCTTCGAGCGTGTTTTAATAGATCCCCAATTTAAGGAATTGGCAGAAGTCATCTCTTCTGAATCGATTTACTCCATTATTGAAAGCTTCAATCAAACACAGCAGGATATGAAATGGACAAATCATCCAAGGATTTTCCTTGAAGTGGCACTTGTGAAGTTATGTAATGAGCAAAGGCCAAATCAAAGTGATAACGGGCAGCTTCAACAGCTGCTGCAGAAGATAGAAGATTTAGAGAAGAAATTACTTGAAATGCAGAAAAACGGAATCCCGGCAGCCATGACGGAAAAACCTGCAGAGCAGGCTAAGGCGCAAAGGGCCGTTAAAAAAGCGTATAAAGCACCTGCAGGAAAGATCAATCAAGTTTTGAAACAAGCTACGAAGCCAGATCTTAATGCTGTAAAAAGTAAGTGGGGGGAATTGCTTGAACAGTTAGGTCAGCAAAACCAAAAATCATTGGCAGCTTTATTAACGGAGGCAGAACCTGTTGCTGCGTCTACTGAAGCTTTTGTGGTAAAATTCAAATATGATATTCATTGTCAAATGGCAATGGAAAATAACCGTTTCGTGGAAGTGATAGCCTCGATCATGCAGCAATTGACCGGACACCGAATGGAGATAGCTGGAGTTCCGGAGAGCCAGTGGCAAAGGTTGCGGGAGGATTTCATATCGACACAGCAGTTCGACGGTCCAGAAGAAACGGAATCAAAAGAAGAAGACCCCTTTATAGCAGAGGCTAGAAAATTAGTCGGCGATGATTTACTTGAAATTAAAGAATAA
- a CDS encoding YbaB/EbfC family nucleoid-associated protein produces MRGGNMQNMMKQMQKMQKKMAEAQEELGEKKVEGTAGGGMVTVIVTGHKEIVDVVIKPEVVDPDDIDMLQDLVLAATNDALKKAEELTNQTMGQFTKGMNLPGMF; encoded by the coding sequence ATGCGCGGCGGTAATATGCAGAACATGATGAAACAAATGCAAAAGATGCAAAAGAAGATGGCAGAGGCACAGGAAGAATTAGGTGAAAAAAAGGTTGAAGGAACCGCTGGCGGCGGAATGGTGACGGTCATCGTGACTGGACATAAAGAAATAGTCGATGTAGTCATCAAACCGGAAGTGGTCGATCCGGATGATATCGATATGCTTCAGGATTTAGTCCTGGCTGCGACTAACGATGCTTTGAAAAAGGCGGAAGAACTGACAAACCAAACGATGGGACAATTCACTAAGGGAATGAACCTTCCGGGTATGTTTTAA
- the recR gene encoding recombination mediator RecR, translating into MHYPEPISKLIDSFMKLPGIGPKTAARLAFHVLSMKEDTVLDFAKALVNAKRNLMYCSVCGHITDQDPCYICEDQKRDRSLICVVQDPKDVIAMEKMREFNGLYHVLHGSISPMDGIGPEDINIPDLLKRLQDETVLEVILATNPNIEGEATAMYISRLLRPSGIKVTRIAHGLPVGGDLEYADEVTLSKAIEGRREI; encoded by the coding sequence ATGCATTATCCAGAACCAATTTCCAAGCTCATTGACAGTTTTATGAAATTGCCGGGGATTGGTCCTAAAACGGCTGCTCGATTAGCCTTTCATGTATTAAGCATGAAGGAAGATACTGTTTTGGATTTTGCAAAAGCACTTGTTAATGCTAAGCGGAATCTTATGTATTGCTCAGTCTGTGGTCATATTACAGATCAAGATCCCTGTTATATCTGCGAAGATCAAAAGAGGGACAGAAGTTTGATTTGTGTGGTTCAGGACCCTAAAGATGTAATAGCTATGGAAAAGATGAGAGAGTTCAATGGTTTATACCATGTACTGCATGGCAGTATTTCCCCGATGGACGGAATCGGTCCAGAAGATATAAATATTCCTGATTTATTAAAGCGCCTGCAAGATGAAACGGTGCTGGAGGTAATTTTGGCTACTAATCCTAACATTGAAGGTGAAGCGACAGCCATGTATATTTCGCGGTTGCTTAGACCATCAGGCATCAAAGTGACCCGAATTGCCCACGGACTTCCTGTTGGCGGAGATTTGGAGTATGCGGATGAAGTGACGCTATCAAAAGCAATAGAAGGAAGAAGAGAAATATAA
- a CDS encoding YaaL family protein, with translation MFFRKKKKLRNEFNDSLIEELEHLKWNWHNQKSLLEKSVDPSEEVIAQTRLAEVKYFYLFREVKRRNVRLKR, from the coding sequence TTGTTCTTTCGTAAAAAAAAGAAACTTCGGAATGAATTCAATGATTCATTAATCGAAGAGCTTGAACATTTGAAATGGAATTGGCATAATCAAAAATCATTACTCGAAAAAAGCGTTGATCCATCTGAGGAAGTAATCGCCCAAACGAGACTGGCGGAAGTGAAATATTTCTACTTATTCAGGGAAGTTAAAAGAAGGAATGTCCGCTTAAAAAGATGA
- a CDS encoding pro-sigmaK processing inhibitor BofA family protein, with product MSLEPVVFVAVIGGLIVMLLIIGAPLRPVRFIGQGIIKVIIGAAFLFFLNTLGNQAGIHVPINPVTSAVAGLLGIPGVAALAAIGYWII from the coding sequence ATGAGTTTGGAACCAGTTGTCTTTGTTGCCGTAATTGGCGGCCTGATTGTAATGCTCCTCATTATCGGGGCGCCATTAAGGCCTGTCCGGTTTATAGGGCAGGGGATTATAAAGGTCATTATCGGTGCAGCATTTTTGTTCTTTTTGAATACACTTGGGAATCAAGCTGGCATTCATGTACCCATCAACCCTGTTACCTCGGCAGTCGCCGGCCTGCTTGGGATACCGGGAGTTGCCGCTTTGGCGGCCATTGGTTATTGGATCATTTAA
- a CDS encoding sigma factor G inhibitor Gin produces MEVEMLGTTTTKTTAGETCAVCEQIKGMGIHLYTTFICEECERDMIRTDTNDPKYQYYLKQLRKITNPEILS; encoded by the coding sequence ATGGAGGTGGAGATGTTGGGGACAACAACAACCAAAACAACGGCAGGGGAAACGTGCGCGGTTTGTGAACAAATAAAAGGGATGGGTATACATCTATATACGACTTTTATTTGTGAGGAATGTGAAAGGGATATGATCAGGACGGATACGAATGATCCCAAGTACCAATATTACTTAAAGCAATTAAGAAAAATCACTAATCCTGAAATATTATCATGA
- a CDS encoding aminotransferase class I/II-fold pyridoxal phosphate-dependent enzyme, giving the protein MNQSQTPLFDAMSAFHKKRPISLHVPGHKNGWVFNKKGQALYNLILGIDATEISGLDDLHAPEGAILQSEQLLSDLYGVKRSYFLVNGSTVGNIAMILATCREGDKVLVQRNCHKSILHGLMLANVQPIFLQPAYYEKWGIAGGVGSTLIAEALSVHPDVKAIIVTYPNYYGLGEDLTEMVRLAHQKGIPVLVDEAHGAHFQLGSPFPKPAILAGADVVVHSAHKTLPAMTMGSFLHVNSPLVDVDQVSFYLQMLQSSSPSYPIMGSLDLARAYLAAFTSEDKISLIEKISDFRGELGALQTVKVLEAPQGTLADPLKVVIQSTNGLSGFELQQLCEAKGIFTELADPHNLLMILPLLKMGTEFPFHEIVQTIKRATEDRTGNKEPDLGVPWTDGRSMTGLEMPYSVMKHSKSKPVTLREAVGEVSAEMVIPYPPGIPLIMSGEMITPEHIYNLRRLRELGSRFHGGSSLSNGELIVYESRH; this is encoded by the coding sequence ATGAATCAATCACAGACACCGTTGTTCGATGCAATGAGTGCTTTTCATAAAAAAAGGCCAATATCCCTGCATGTCCCAGGGCATAAAAATGGGTGGGTGTTTAATAAAAAGGGCCAAGCCTTATACAATCTCATTCTTGGTATTGACGCCACGGAGATAAGCGGTTTAGATGACCTGCATGCTCCAGAGGGCGCCATTTTACAGTCCGAGCAACTACTCTCTGACCTATATGGGGTAAAGCGGAGTTATTTTTTGGTTAATGGGTCCACCGTAGGCAACATTGCCATGATTCTTGCTACCTGCCGGGAAGGTGATAAGGTCCTTGTCCAAAGAAACTGCCATAAATCGATTTTACATGGGTTGATGTTAGCGAATGTACAACCAATCTTTTTACAACCAGCTTATTATGAGAAATGGGGCATTGCTGGCGGTGTGGGATCAACATTAATTGCAGAAGCCTTGAGTGTACATCCAGATGTAAAAGCCATCATTGTTACCTATCCTAATTATTATGGTCTTGGTGAAGACTTGACGGAAATGGTAAGACTCGCACATCAAAAGGGGATTCCTGTGCTGGTGGATGAGGCACATGGCGCTCATTTTCAGTTGGGAAGCCCATTTCCTAAGCCGGCAATTTTGGCAGGGGCAGATGTCGTTGTCCATTCAGCGCATAAAACACTGCCGGCTATGACGATGGGGTCATTTCTTCATGTTAATTCACCCTTAGTTGATGTCGATCAAGTATCATTTTATTTACAAATGCTTCAGTCGAGCAGTCCATCTTACCCAATTATGGGATCGCTCGACTTGGCCAGGGCCTACTTAGCTGCTTTTACATCAGAAGATAAAATATCCCTTATTGAAAAGATATCAGACTTCAGAGGGGAATTAGGTGCCTTGCAAACAGTAAAGGTGCTGGAGGCGCCACAAGGCACCTTGGCAGACCCGTTGAAAGTGGTCATTCAATCAACAAATGGTTTAAGCGGGTTTGAATTACAGCAGCTATGTGAAGCCAAAGGCATTTTTACGGAATTGGCTGATCCTCATAATTTATTAATGATTTTACCCTTATTAAAAATGGGTACCGAATTTCCTTTTCATGAAATCGTTCAAACTATAAAAAGAGCCACTGAAGACAGAACTGGAAACAAGGAACCAGATCTTGGGGTCCCATGGACTGATGGAAGGTCAATGACAGGACTTGAAATGCCATACTCCGTCATGAAGCATAGTAAATCAAAGCCTGTCACATTACGGGAAGCAGTGGGTGAGGTATCTGCCGAGATGGTCATTCCCTATCCGCCAGGCATCCCTTTAATTATGTCCGGGGAAATGATTACTCCTGAGCATATATACAATCTGAGGAGACTGCGAGAACTGGGATCAAGGTTTCATGGCGGTTCCTCCCTTTCAAACGGAGAATTGATCGTTTATGAAAGCAGGCATTAA
- the tmk gene encoding dTMP kinase: protein MKRGIFITMEGPEGAGKTTITQMLGKALQQEGYQVLLTREPGGVPISEQIREVILNKDNTAMDSRTEALLYAAARRQHLVEVVIPELERGGIVLCDRFIDSSLAYQGHARGLEIEEVYNINKFAIGDMMPDATFFFDINPEEGLRRIQSNGEREVNRLDLEALDFHKKVCEGYQFIINRWKDRFIIVDAGRTIDEVFEETKANLLKFLAKAGN, encoded by the coding sequence ATGAAACGTGGTATTTTTATAACAATGGAAGGGCCTGAGGGTGCTGGGAAAACAACAATTACCCAAATGCTTGGCAAGGCCCTGCAACAAGAAGGCTATCAAGTCCTATTAACGCGTGAGCCAGGGGGTGTTCCCATTTCGGAGCAAATTAGGGAAGTGATCCTTAATAAAGATAATACAGCCATGGACTCGAGGACAGAGGCTTTATTATACGCAGCAGCAAGGCGTCAGCATTTAGTGGAAGTGGTCATTCCTGAGTTGGAACGAGGGGGAATTGTCCTCTGTGACCGATTCATAGATAGCTCGTTAGCCTATCAGGGTCATGCTAGGGGTTTGGAAATAGAAGAAGTTTATAATATCAATAAATTCGCAATTGGAGATATGATGCCAGATGCCACGTTCTTTTTTGATATAAACCCGGAAGAGGGATTGAGACGTATCCAGTCCAATGGGGAACGGGAAGTGAACCGTCTGGATCTTGAAGCCCTCGACTTCCATAAAAAAGTTTGTGAGGGGTATCAGTTCATTATAAATAGATGGAAAGACCGTTTCATTATCGTGGATGCAGGCCGGACAATAGATGAGGTTTTTGAGGAAACGAAAGCCAATTTGCTGAAATTTTTAGCGAAAGCAGGAAACTAA
- a CDS encoding cyclic-di-AMP receptor — translation MKMIIAVVQDKDSHRLLNELVENNLGTTKLASTGGFLKSGNTTFMIGTEDERVDKAIQIIKQNCQSRSQLVSPVSPMGGNAESYVPYPVEIQVGGATIFVLPVENFLQF, via the coding sequence ATGAAAATGATCATTGCTGTCGTTCAAGACAAGGATAGTCATCGCCTGCTGAATGAATTAGTGGAAAATAATCTCGGAACGACCAAGCTAGCCAGCACTGGCGGGTTTTTAAAATCAGGCAATACGACTTTTATGATTGGCACAGAGGATGAACGTGTTGACAAAGCCATCCAGATCATCAAACAGAATTGTCAGTCACGATCCCAGTTAGTATCACCGGTTTCACCGATGGGCGGGAATGCCGAGTCCTATGTACCTTACCCAGTGGAGATTCAAGTAGGCGGTGCGACCATTTTTGTTCTGCCAGTTGAAAACTTTTTACAATTTTAA
- a CDS encoding YaaR family protein, with amino-acid sequence MKINYDIPIKLDKSRQDAKQFQTGNGRFQQMVQTQDQKMQIQTLNRLLGDIEGAGQRLVRSRTFRELAKYKALVKRFVKEAVEYGLELKQSTSWNEYGQSRPLKTVETIDVRLVELSEEILNKEKSSLEILEMIGEIKGLLINLYT; translated from the coding sequence ATGAAAATCAACTATGATATCCCTATAAAGCTGGATAAATCGCGTCAGGATGCCAAACAGTTTCAAACCGGAAATGGCAGATTTCAACAAATGGTCCAGACACAGGATCAAAAGATGCAAATCCAAACATTAAACCGTTTGTTAGGCGATATTGAAGGGGCGGGTCAGCGTTTAGTTAGGTCACGCACTTTTAGGGAATTGGCAAAATATAAAGCATTGGTGAAACGGTTTGTTAAAGAAGCGGTTGAATATGGATTGGAACTGAAGCAATCCACGAGCTGGAATGAATATGGACAGAGTAGGCCGTTGAAAACCGTGGAAACGATAGATGTAAGATTAGTTGAGTTAAGTGAGGAAATTCTTAATAAAGAGAAAAGCTCGCTTGAAATTTTGGAAATGATAGGCGAAATTAAGGGTCTTCTGATTAATTTATATACTTAA
- the holB gene encoding DNA polymerase III subunit delta' produces MVLDKTWRDMSQIQPQVMTMLQNSITKKRVAHAYLFEGEKGTGKQEISNAFAKSLLCEAPTAGYEPCELCRNCKRISSGNHPDVHLIERDGLSIKKEQIKGLQEEFSKKSVEADRKVYMIADADKMSVGAANSLLKFLEEPSADTVAILMTEQLQRILPTILSRCQVISFKPLSPENVKRKLMEQDVEPQLASVIAHITQNVEAGIGLSHDEWFVQAQKIVVKLYEVLKLNSLKALLYLQTDWFTHFKEREQVDRGLDLLLLIYKDLLYIQLDKKDFVVFQNKLKEFETHALHLSPRRLAEHMGCILEAKRKLMSNTNPQLLMEQLVLNLQEGS; encoded by the coding sequence ATGGTTTTGGATAAAACATGGCGGGACATGAGTCAAATTCAGCCGCAGGTAATGACGATGCTGCAAAATAGCATAACGAAGAAAAGGGTGGCCCATGCGTATTTATTTGAAGGGGAAAAAGGGACAGGTAAGCAAGAGATAAGCAATGCCTTTGCCAAAAGCTTACTATGTGAAGCCCCGACAGCAGGTTATGAGCCATGCGAACTTTGTCGGAATTGCAAACGGATTTCAAGTGGGAATCATCCTGATGTCCATTTAATAGAAAGAGACGGTCTCTCAATAAAGAAAGAACAAATCAAGGGGCTTCAGGAAGAATTTTCGAAAAAAAGCGTAGAGGCGGATCGGAAGGTTTATATGATTGCCGATGCCGACAAAATGTCGGTGGGGGCAGCCAACAGTCTATTGAAATTTTTAGAAGAACCTTCAGCTGATACTGTAGCAATATTGATGACCGAACAGCTTCAGAGGATTCTGCCGACTATATTATCAAGATGCCAAGTGATTTCGTTCAAGCCATTATCTCCTGAGAATGTGAAACGGAAGCTGATGGAACAGGATGTAGAACCACAGCTGGCTTCGGTTATTGCACACATAACACAGAATGTGGAAGCTGGAATCGGGCTTAGTCATGATGAATGGTTTGTACAAGCTCAAAAAATAGTGGTAAAATTATATGAAGTGTTAAAACTTAATTCCTTGAAGGCATTGCTGTACCTTCAGACGGATTGGTTCACACACTTTAAAGAAAGAGAACAGGTTGACAGAGGTCTTGATTTGTTACTTCTTATATATAAGGATTTATTATACATTCAGTTGGACAAAAAGGACTTCGTTGTGTTCCAAAATAAACTGAAGGAATTTGAAACTCACGCTCTTCATCTTTCCCCAAGACGCCTTGCTGAACATATGGGTTGCATTTTGGAAGCAAAAAGGAAGCTGATGTCCAACACGAATCCACAGCTGTTGATGGAACAGCTTGTGCTGAATTTGCAGGAGGGATCATGA